The proteins below are encoded in one region of Ferruginibacter lapsinanis:
- a CDS encoding T9SS type A sorting domain-containing protein: protein MKKNVLFLSMCLCFALLSKAQTQSLVIQKNTLPNANQNFTFATSGPVGSAFAANPTITLHDEFGGKQPLEVGASSSGTGYLAFTQKDAPVNDVYTYTSGNAAWVHPAGNNAVRIDIETSGINWQINSSNNIYRNGVLSGTAKDVGVGPDNGVYVVGTDDKLYKWVSGSTYTALAGSPQPTGKRIDGGPSGTAWYIGLDNHVYYYNGTSATDNGLPGGQSAKDIAVGADGTAWAIAVNPANVNYDIIYYWNGSAWTADALAPTGTTMYNVTVGADNEPLMTLSFNGGRSYLLKRLSDGRWVVISAQTAGLNNTLIYYNQPTGNYSFTETVASGYYLQDIIIFGSTGDSYSTTTGTSSISVGANEHVYVQYTNVLGTKPAAQTISTACGGTFIETFGTGSTNVVNSLPAGQTSYTFNNNPMGHYQGNGVNDGQYVLTTSVYDATGYYYQWISGPGLNGANCSYTCDVHGDVSYGLSKVASDTDHTAGDVNGQMLLVNADFSSGVYYEKEYAGLVPGNSYRFSAWLANVLLAAATDATDPNVILRVVDPTTGAILLDLPSGDIPKTGSTLTWIEKKGSFIAPASGNVRVYLINNKPGGQGNDLVLDDISLTATCQTITGKLYNDANGLADGLVNGIGTNTTSTLYAILVDATNHVVNSVLLPSTGEYSFSNLFSGNYSVKLSTTAPGGVGTIAPNSSMTAGWIHTGNSKGNNNGAGSGNVTTGNLDSTYIVVGTADVTNVDFGIEKAPTANTVTAIPQVNPGGTNTVVVPTLNGSDPEQGVFDGDSKLDTVIIKTLPTNATLYYDFGAGFVALVAGDTIKNYDPSLLVVDPNNGGLLIVTFTYVEVDAALISSTAATVTMTFTPLLPVALIDFTGQFNNKKVDLKWSTSTETNVDYFVVERSADGNSFAEVGTMGAKGIASVYQFADVLPFNGVNYYRVKTTDNDGRITYSKVIVVKATITNRVTISGCKPNPFVNKVDVYIDLLESAVIKINMVDAVGRSVYQHTVKGAKGLNWVNIDNLENLSSGIYIIRVNAGNVGAQQKIIKRDR from the coding sequence ATGAAAAAAAATGTACTTTTTTTAAGCATGTGTCTATGCTTTGCGCTACTATCAAAGGCTCAAACCCAATCACTGGTAATTCAAAAGAATACATTACCCAATGCAAATCAAAATTTCACATTTGCTACTTCAGGTCCTGTCGGTTCTGCATTTGCTGCTAATCCTACCATTACATTGCATGATGAATTTGGAGGTAAACAACCGTTAGAAGTGGGTGCTTCTTCTTCTGGAACTGGGTATCTTGCTTTTACACAAAAAGATGCACCTGTAAATGATGTGTATACCTATACATCAGGTAATGCCGCATGGGTACATCCTGCAGGTAATAATGCAGTAAGAATAGATATCGAGACAAGCGGTATCAACTGGCAGATCAATTCATCTAATAATATTTACAGAAATGGGGTTCTATCCGGTACAGCGAAAGATGTTGGTGTAGGGCCCGATAATGGAGTGTATGTGGTTGGCACTGATGATAAACTCTACAAATGGGTAAGCGGATCAACCTATACAGCATTAGCCGGATCTCCTCAGCCAACAGGTAAACGTATAGATGGCGGACCTTCTGGAACAGCATGGTACATCGGATTGGATAATCATGTTTACTATTACAATGGAACATCGGCCACAGACAATGGACTTCCGGGTGGGCAGTCTGCAAAAGATATTGCTGTAGGTGCAGATGGTACAGCATGGGCAATTGCGGTAAATCCGGCAAATGTGAATTACGATATCATTTATTACTGGAATGGATCGGCCTGGACAGCAGATGCATTAGCTCCCACAGGTACTACCATGTATAATGTAACCGTAGGTGCAGATAACGAACCGCTCATGACCTTGAGCTTTAACGGAGGTCGATCTTATTTATTAAAAAGATTATCAGATGGCAGGTGGGTGGTGATATCAGCGCAAACGGCCGGCCTTAATAATACATTGATCTATTATAATCAACCTACGGGTAACTATAGTTTTACCGAAACAGTTGCTTCAGGATATTACCTGCAGGACATCATTATTTTTGGAAGTACAGGCGATTCATATAGTACCACTACAGGAACATCTTCTATTTCTGTAGGAGCTAACGAACATGTGTATGTGCAGTATACAAACGTATTGGGTACTAAACCTGCGGCTCAAACCATCTCTACAGCTTGTGGCGGTACATTTATTGAAACCTTTGGAACTGGTAGTACAAATGTGGTAAATTCTTTACCTGCAGGACAAACCAGCTATACCTTTAATAACAATCCTATGGGGCATTATCAAGGTAATGGGGTGAATGATGGTCAGTATGTGTTAACCACTTCTGTATATGATGCCACCGGGTATTATTATCAATGGATATCAGGACCAGGCCTAAACGGGGCAAACTGTAGCTACACTTGTGATGTGCATGGTGATGTTAGCTATGGTCTCTCAAAAGTGGCTTCAGATACAGATCATACAGCTGGAGATGTAAACGGTCAGATGCTTTTGGTAAATGCAGATTTTTCTTCAGGTGTTTACTATGAAAAAGAATATGCTGGATTGGTACCAGGTAATAGTTATCGGTTTTCTGCATGGTTGGCAAATGTGTTATTAGCTGCCGCTACAGATGCCACAGATCCTAATGTTATCTTAAGAGTAGTTGATCCAACAACGGGTGCTATTTTATTAGACCTTCCTTCGGGAGATATACCTAAAACAGGAAGTACATTAACCTGGATAGAAAAGAAAGGTTCATTCATAGCCCCCGCAAGCGGAAATGTAAGGGTGTACCTGATCAATAACAAGCCGGGCGGACAAGGGAATGATCTTGTGTTGGATGATATTTCTCTCACAGCAACCTGTCAAACAATTACTGGAAAATTGTACAATGACGCTAACGGATTGGCAGATGGTTTGGTAAATGGGATTGGCACTAACACCACTTCCACTTTGTATGCAATTTTAGTAGATGCTACTAATCATGTTGTAAATTCAGTTTTATTGCCATCTACAGGCGAGTATAGTTTCAGTAATTTATTTTCAGGTAACTATTCTGTTAAGCTGAGTACAACTGCACCAGGAGGAGTAGGTACTATCGCTCCAAATTCAAGCATGACCGCTGGCTGGATACATACCGGCAATAGTAAGGGAAATAATAATGGAGCAGGTTCCGGAAATGTTACAACAGGGAATTTGGATTCAACCTACATTGTTGTGGGTACTGCTGATGTAACAAATGTAGATTTTGGAATAGAGAAAGCACCAACCGCAAACACGGTAACAGCGATACCCCAGGTAAATCCGGGGGGAACGAATACAGTTGTAGTACCTACCTTAAATGGTAGTGATCCTGAGCAAGGAGTTTTTGATGGCGACAGTAAATTGGATACAGTAATTATAAAAACATTGCCCACCAATGCAACACTCTATTATGATTTCGGGGCAGGATTTGTTGCATTAGTTGCAGGTGATACCATAAAGAATTATGATCCGTCGTTATTGGTAGTTGATCCAAATAACGGAGGCCTTTTAATAGTGACATTTACTTACGTTGAAGTAGATGCTGCACTTATTTCAAGTACAGCGGCAACAGTTACAATGACATTTACACCGCTTTTGCCTGTAGCGCTTATAGATTTTACAGGCCAATTTAATAATAAGAAAGTTGATCTGAAATGGAGTACAAGTACTGAAACTAATGTCGATTATTTTGTTGTAGAAAGAAGCGCAGATGGGAACTCTTTTGCCGAAGTAGGAACGATGGGGGCAAAAGGGATTGCCTCAGTGTATCAATTTGCTGATGTATTGCCTTTTAATGGAGTAAATTATTACAGAGTAAAAACAACCGATAATGATGGCAGGATTACCTATAGTAAAGTGATCGTAGTAAAAGCAACTATTACCAATAGGGTTACAATTAGCGGCTGTAAACCCAATCCATTTGTAAACAAGGTAGATGTGTATATTGATCTCTTGGAGAGTGCAGTCATTAAAATTAATATGGTAGATGCAGTGGGCAGGTCTGTTTATCAACATACTGTAAAAGGAGCAAAGGGATTGAATTGGGTCAATATTGATAACCTCGAAAATTTATCATCAGGCATCTACATTATACGTGTAAATGCAGGTAATGTTGGGGCACAACAAAAAATAATCAAGCGTGACAGGTAA
- a CDS encoding 3-hydroxyacyl-CoA dehydrogenase family protein, which yields MVHVVSVIGAGTMGNGIAHVFAQGGFTVTLIDVDPAQLEKAIKTISKNLDRQIAKETITEEQKLATLKNISTSTDIIEGVKNADLVIEAATENVELKLKIFQTIDEAAPAGCILATNTSSISITKIASVTKRPEMVIGMHFMNPVPVMKLVEIINNPATKQTVTSTIVSLAEELNKVPCVVNDAPGFIANRILMPMINEAIYSLHEGVAGVAEIDTIMKVGMAHPMGPLQLADFIGLDVCLSIINVLYEGFGNNAKYAPCPLLKDMVAKGRLGVKSGEGFYVYGSGSKELVVNKSLK from the coding sequence ATGGTTCATGTAGTTAGTGTAATCGGAGCTGGTACGATGGGCAACGGGATTGCTCATGTGTTTGCACAGGGTGGATTTACTGTAACATTGATTGATGTTGATCCAGCTCAATTAGAAAAAGCAATAAAGACCATCTCTAAAAATTTAGATAGGCAAATTGCCAAAGAGACAATTACTGAAGAGCAGAAATTAGCAACGTTAAAAAATATTTCTACATCTACAGATATCATAGAGGGAGTAAAAAATGCTGATCTGGTTATAGAAGCAGCAACAGAAAATGTAGAGTTGAAATTGAAGATATTTCAAACAATTGATGAAGCGGCTCCTGCAGGATGCATACTTGCTACCAATACTTCATCCATCTCTATTACTAAGATAGCCTCAGTAACAAAAAGACCGGAAATGGTAATTGGTATGCATTTTATGAACCCTGTTCCCGTAATGAAGTTGGTGGAAATAATCAATAACCCTGCAACTAAGCAAACCGTAACGTCAACAATAGTATCATTAGCAGAGGAGTTGAATAAAGTTCCATGTGTGGTAAATGATGCGCCTGGGTTTATTGCCAATCGTATTTTAATGCCTATGATCAATGAAGCGATTTATAGTTTACACGAAGGTGTAGCAGGTGTGGCAGAGATAGATACAATAATGAAAGTAGGAATGGCGCATCCAATGGGACCATTACAATTGGCTGATTTTATTGGTTTGGATGTTTGTCTGAGTATTATTAATGTATTGTACGAAGGCTTTGGTAATAATGCAAAATATGCACCCTGTCCCTTACTTAAAGATATGGTAGCAAAAGGCAGGTTGGGGGTTAAAAGCGGGGAAGGTTTTTATGTATATGGTTCAGGCAGTAAAGAATTGGTGGTAAATAAAAGCCTGAAATAA
- a CDS encoding acyl-CoA dehydrogenase family protein — protein MAAKTDNFQSPDYFNVDELLSEEHKLVRESVRSYVKKEISPIIEEYAQQAAFPQQIVKQLGDLGCFGPTIPEQYGGGGLDYISYGLMMQELERGDSGVRSTASVQGSLVMFPIYQYGSEEQRKKYLPKLASGEWLGCFGLTEPDHGSDPGSMLTNIKDNGDGHVILNGAKMWISNAPFAQIAVVWARDEEGIVTGIIVERGMEGFSTPTTHGKWSLRASATGELVFDNVKIPKENILPNVRGLKGPLGCLTKARYGIAWGVIGAAMDCYHTALQYSKERIQFDKPIGAFQLQQKKLAEMITEITKAQLLNWRLGVLMNDGKATPQQVSMAKRNACEIATNICRDARQMLGGMGITGEYPIMRHMMNLESVITYEGTHDIHLLITGMDITGFNAFK, from the coding sequence ATGGCTGCCAAAACTGATAATTTTCAATCTCCCGATTATTTTAATGTAGATGAGTTACTAAGCGAAGAACATAAACTCGTTCGTGAAAGTGTACGCAGTTATGTAAAAAAAGAAATATCCCCCATTATAGAAGAGTATGCCCAGCAGGCAGCATTTCCTCAGCAAATTGTAAAACAATTAGGCGACCTGGGTTGTTTCGGTCCAACAATACCCGAACAATATGGTGGTGGTGGATTGGATTATATCAGTTATGGATTGATGATGCAGGAATTAGAAAGAGGAGATAGTGGTGTACGCTCAACAGCAAGTGTACAGGGCAGTTTGGTAATGTTTCCTATCTATCAATATGGCAGCGAAGAACAACGGAAAAAATATCTTCCCAAATTAGCCAGCGGCGAATGGTTAGGTTGCTTTGGGTTAACAGAACCCGACCATGGAAGTGATCCGGGTAGTATGCTCACCAATATAAAAGATAACGGAGATGGACATGTTATTTTAAATGGTGCAAAGATGTGGATCAGTAATGCACCTTTTGCACAAATTGCAGTGGTGTGGGCCAGAGATGAAGAAGGGATTGTAACTGGCATAATTGTAGAAAGGGGAATGGAAGGCTTTTCAACACCCACCACACATGGCAAATGGAGTTTAAGAGCCAGCGCTACAGGAGAGTTGGTTTTTGATAATGTAAAGATCCCTAAAGAAAATATCTTACCCAATGTACGAGGTTTAAAAGGCCCGCTGGGCTGTTTAACCAAGGCTCGTTACGGAATTGCATGGGGAGTCATTGGGGCTGCAATGGATTGTTACCACACTGCATTGCAATACAGTAAAGAAAGAATTCAGTTTGATAAACCGATAGGTGCATTTCAGCTACAACAAAAAAAGTTGGCAGAGATGATCACCGAAATTACAAAAGCACAATTATTGAACTGGCGTTTAGGTGTGTTGATGAATGACGGAAAAGCTACACCACAACAGGTAAGTATGGCAAAGAGAAATGCCTGCGAAATAGCCACAAATATTTGCAGGGATGCCCGCCAGATGTTAGGAGGCATGGGGATTACAGGCGAATATCCTATTATGCGTCATATGATGAATTTAGAAAGTGTGATCACTTATGAAGGTACGCATGATATTCATCTGCTCATTACAGGTATGGATATTACGGGTTTCAATGCATTTAAATAA
- the pyrF gene encoding orotidine-5'-phosphate decarboxylase → MTRQFLIDQIKSKRSYLCVGLDTDITKIPKHLQDHPDAVFEFNKQIIDVTKDLCVAYKINTAFYEVMGLKGWEAMQKTVNYIPEEHFTIADAKRGDIGNTSTQYAKAFFNTFNFDSITVAPYMGEDSIRPFLDFKNKWTIVLGLTSNKGAADFEMLKIQNGNEAHLRSDYLYENVIRKVASWGTPDNLMFVLGATQATELENIRSIIPDHFLLVPGVGFQGGSLKDVSKYGMNKDCGLLVNASRAIIYASDKENFAEEARMIAMQYQTEMAGYL, encoded by the coding sequence ATGACACGTCAATTCTTAATCGACCAAATAAAAAGCAAAAGATCATATCTCTGCGTAGGCTTGGATACCGATATAACAAAAATCCCGAAACACCTGCAAGATCACCCCGATGCAGTGTTTGAATTCAATAAACAGATAATTGATGTCACCAAAGATCTTTGCGTAGCCTATAAAATAAATACAGCTTTTTACGAAGTCATGGGTTTAAAAGGTTGGGAAGCTATGCAAAAAACAGTGAACTATATCCCTGAAGAACACTTTACTATAGCCGATGCTAAAAGAGGTGATATAGGTAATACTTCCACGCAATACGCCAAAGCTTTTTTCAACACGTTCAATTTCGATTCTATCACTGTTGCTCCATATATGGGAGAAGATAGTATTCGTCCCTTTCTGGATTTTAAAAACAAATGGACAATTGTTCTTGGACTAACCAGTAATAAAGGTGCTGCAGATTTTGAAATGCTCAAAATTCAAAATGGTAATGAAGCACATTTACGAAGCGATTATTTATATGAAAACGTCATAAGAAAAGTAGCTTCTTGGGGCACACCCGATAATTTAATGTTTGTACTTGGGGCCACACAGGCAACAGAGTTGGAAAATATCCGTAGTATCATCCCCGATCATTTTTTATTAGTACCCGGCGTTGGTTTTCAGGGCGGCAGTTTAAAAGATGTAAGTAAATACGGTATGAATAAAGACTGTGGCTTACTCGTAAACGCATCAAGAGCCATCATCTATGCAAGCGATAAAGAAAATTTTGCAGAAGAAGCAAGAATGATCGCTATGCAATATCAAACAGAAATGGCCGGATACTTATAA
- a CDS encoding Mrp/NBP35 family ATP-binding protein — protein MTQEDILKALSNVQEPDLGKDLVTLNMVKDITIDGNNVAFTIVLTTPACPMKDMMRMASENAVKLLVNKEAVVTVNFTSNTSSNRKDAKTVLTGVKNIIAVVSGKGGVGKSTVSSNLALALAQGGAKVGLMDADIYGPSQHIMFGVRGDRPLMREVDGKGMIMPIEKFGIKMMSIGLLIDEKQAVVWRGPMVSSAIRQFTTDVDWGELDYLVIDMPPGTGDIHLTMVQTVPVTGVIVVTTPQTVALADAKKGIAMFGQAQLKVPVIGLVENMSFFTPAELPENKYYLFGKDGGKNLAEEFDIPFLGQIPIVQSIREGGDLGIPVMVSDDEITKNAFRDFAGAAVRGIAMRNANLAPTEIQEVVV, from the coding sequence ATGACACAAGAAGACATACTAAAAGCCCTCAGCAACGTACAAGAACCCGATCTTGGCAAAGACCTTGTAACACTCAACATGGTAAAAGACATTACCATCGATGGCAACAATGTTGCTTTCACCATCGTATTAACCACACCCGCCTGCCCGATGAAAGACATGATGCGGATGGCCAGTGAGAATGCAGTAAAATTATTAGTGAATAAAGAAGCTGTTGTAACTGTAAACTTTACTTCAAATACCAGCAGCAACAGAAAAGATGCAAAAACCGTTTTAACCGGAGTAAAAAATATCATTGCTGTTGTAAGTGGAAAAGGCGGCGTGGGTAAAAGCACTGTCAGCAGCAACCTGGCATTAGCATTGGCGCAAGGCGGTGCAAAAGTTGGTTTGATGGATGCAGATATTTATGGCCCTAGTCAGCACATCATGTTTGGTGTACGTGGCGACAGACCATTGATGAGAGAGGTAGATGGTAAAGGCATGATCATGCCAATTGAAAAATTCGGCATCAAAATGATGAGCATTGGTTTGCTGATCGATGAAAAACAGGCAGTGGTTTGGCGTGGTCCGATGGTGAGCAGTGCTATTCGTCAGTTCACTACCGATGTTGATTGGGGCGAATTGGATTATTTAGTAATTGATATGCCGCCAGGTACCGGCGATATACATTTAACGATGGTGCAAACCGTACCTGTAACCGGCGTAATTGTGGTTACCACACCACAAACTGTTGCATTGGCAGATGCCAAAAAAGGTATCGCTATGTTCGGACAGGCACAATTAAAAGTACCTGTAATTGGACTGGTTGAAAACATGAGTTTCTTCACTCCGGCAGAATTGCCTGAAAATAAATATTACCTCTTTGGTAAAGACGGCGGTAAAAATTTAGCCGAAGAATTTGATATTCCTTTCCTCGGACAAATACCTATTGTACAATCCATTCGTGAAGGAGGAGATCTTGGTATACCCGTAATGGTTAGTGATGATGAGATCACTAAAAATGCATTCAGAGATTTCGCCGGCGCAGCCGTAAGAGGTATTGCTATGCGTAATGCGAATCTGGCACCAACGGAGATTCAGGAAGTAGTAGTGTAA
- a CDS encoding carboxypeptidase-like regulatory domain-containing protein: MKKFLLYIFIAICFLPTDARAQFETFKDSVVQLYGVVMTADSLQGLPAVTVLVKGQNRGTVTNNQGVFSIVVLKGDEIDFSSIGYKPKSVVVPREIEGNEYSVIQLMVTDTVYLAATVIKSRPRREQFERDFLNTQVPADNLEIARQNNDEAKRKILMSYLPRDGQEAQRAYFNKQANKTYYAGQNAPMNILNPFAWNEFIKAWKRGDFKSKK; encoded by the coding sequence ATGAAGAAATTTTTATTATACATTTTTATCGCTATTTGTTTTTTACCTACCGATGCCCGGGCACAATTTGAAACCTTTAAAGATTCTGTTGTTCAACTATATGGCGTAGTAATGACTGCCGATAGTTTACAGGGGCTGCCTGCCGTAACTGTGCTTGTGAAAGGGCAAAACCGGGGTACAGTTACCAATAACCAGGGGGTTTTTAGTATTGTGGTGTTAAAAGGAGATGAAATTGATTTTTCCAGCATTGGATATAAGCCTAAATCTGTTGTTGTTCCAAGAGAGATTGAGGGGAATGAATACAGTGTGATCCAATTAATGGTTACAGATACGGTTTACCTAGCCGCAACAGTGATCAAATCGAGGCCCCGGAGAGAACAATTTGAAAGAGATTTTTTAAACACACAGGTGCCGGCTGATAATTTAGAAATTGCCCGGCAAAATAATGATGAGGCCAAACGAAAGATCTTAATGTCGTACCTGCCAAGAGACGGACAAGAGGCACAGCGGGCATATTTTAACAAACAAGCTAATAAAACTTATTACGCAGGGCAAAATGCCCCTATGAATATCTTAAACCCATTTGCCTGGAATGAATTTATAAAGGCATGGAAACGAGGGGATTTTAAAAGTAAGAAATAG
- a CDS encoding shikimate kinase, with product MGQASTNNIFLIGFMGTGKTHWGKIWSAAHNFSFIDLDEMIEKAEGKTVAEIFEQHGEDYFRLLETKMLRRLINKQHTIIACGGGTPCFHDNMEWMNKQGTTVYISSSSHDILKRVLAEQDKRPLLKKLNQAELLFFIEQKLKEREPFYSQATITLDAATINEETFSTISSSNQHN from the coding sequence ATGGGACAAGCTTCGACAAACAATATTTTTCTGATCGGCTTTATGGGAACCGGCAAAACCCATTGGGGTAAGATATGGTCGGCTGCACATAATTTTTCCTTTATTGATCTGGATGAAATGATTGAAAAAGCCGAAGGCAAAACTGTAGCTGAGATATTTGAACAACATGGCGAAGATTATTTTAGATTACTGGAAACAAAAATGCTTCGTCGTTTGATCAACAAACAACATACCATCATTGCCTGCGGCGGTGGCACTCCTTGCTTTCACGACAATATGGAATGGATGAATAAACAAGGCACTACTGTTTATATCAGTTCGTCTTCTCATGATATTTTAAAAAGAGTATTAGCAGAACAGGATAAAAGACCTTTATTAAAAAAATTAAACCAGGCCGAACTACTTTTCTTCATCGAACAAAAATTAAAAGAAAGAGAACCCTTCTACTCACAGGCAACCATTACACTTGATGCTGCAACAATTAACGAAGAAACATTTTCAACAATATCATCTTCTAATCAACACAATTAA
- a CDS encoding DUF423 domain-containing protein: MHKKFIQIAAVLGAVTVILGAFGAHALKQVLPTSALATFETAVRYQFYHVFAILLTGILYKEYMNTFVQRAGHLFIIGIVLFSGSLYLLTYLEATETIGYRGIGAITPIGGLCFISGWVLLAIGVKSK; encoded by the coding sequence ATGCATAAAAAATTCATTCAGATAGCTGCTGTGCTTGGCGCCGTAACTGTTATTTTAGGAGCTTTTGGAGCACATGCTTTAAAACAAGTGTTACCAACTTCTGCTCTTGCTACTTTTGAAACAGCAGTGAGGTATCAGTTCTATCATGTGTTTGCTATACTGCTTACAGGCATCCTGTACAAAGAGTATATGAATACATTTGTGCAAAGAGCCGGTCATCTTTTTATCATTGGCATTGTATTGTTCAGTGGCTCTCTTTACCTGCTTACTTATCTGGAAGCCACTGAAACTATTGGCTACAGAGGCATTGGCGCCATCACTCCTATAGGAGGGCTGTGCTTTATTTCAGGTTGGGTACTACTGGCAATAGGTGTTAAATCAAAGTAA